Proteins encoded together in one Penicillium digitatum chromosome 1, complete sequence window:
- a CDS encoding diphthamide biosynthesis protein, with protein MAWGNIAGEISASHLTVLENALQRSVISDERTLSTFERVITTNAPIFESLSLQIPTDTIIKLYHTSNYLRTFLRSYPTAWKSLSFRLQYPSSTLPNPQINDPSGPDAAPTRQSRPYALDMFLMNVVMPFSRCLKSLELDNTAISGENLTSTVLHSRRETLVHLSVRGCKNVSLKYHIVPFLTMFALQHDIDMGNNIDNSSGTQRLALKSIYAYRCRHHRRRPYLSSSLMRKDTDAESTHELVNICHKLGIWTDTAWCTTPAGRCARRAGYVKSRFPHGAGSPEVWVVFDRLWRSRNWIGPTDSETPQPHVYGGKLWENRDTGFYGEALGTGEGIDWGEGKMTPAHLRRSHTQFVDRIRCDNCLEDISERCEHCSVLMHCVGCRKTLCASCAHERPYLHRNTLSSSQKNQNAPDSFWWAPGATHSPGSMQDPVGILADPNQAQGTGMDPPPILNFHWCCTKPDLSGGGGISIGPRNGEVDRVRAVPLPRGQGWEDLEYTVSEWSKTFPKYAYGDPSKPDYSLETGHLAMMKWLLGPPNREVSPCPRNLCQGCYDSPQWKVHCKSCSKPLCIEHDLRGLRLRICGYRDLETEKQTIQNRFAANLSGSLMSSQLPEYDSLFRSQQPINSTNKSFIDDSRQDSMDEENTPESHVGDQSAAVSIFSNQPSRSFSAPMSDHSSSPSSSSSTFFDSPTIESPRWQGCQSFFCPPADPITGIRDPRPRCPSYLRECKACKVYVCADCIYTNPPCKCSYCEENYLCPNCMTDQPRDSLCRRRQEEKAQRDRKWKREMQLLEAILELKVANELAEFAGEFFDLVERRNSLPSGITVPFDDGIADLFESDIAAAETSAEHFEPDDLEWFLQDSH; from the coding sequence ATGGCTTGGGGGAATATCGCTGGTGAAATTTCAGCGTCGCACCTGACGGTGCTGGAAAATGCCTTGCAACGCTCCGTTATCTCAGATGAGCGAACCCTGTCCACTTTTGAGCGAGTGATAACAACAAATGCACCCATATTCGAGTCTCTGTCACTTCAGATCCCGACCGATACTATCATAAAGCTGTATCACACTTCAAATTACCTTCGTACGTTCCTTCGATCATATCCGACCGCATGGAAGTCACTCTCGTTTCGCCTACAATACCCTTCAAGCACTCTACCGAATCCTCAAATAAATGACCCAAGCGGCCCTGACGCAGCCCCGACGCGTCAATCTCGACCTTATGCCCTAGATATGTTCCTGATGAATGTGGTGATGCCATTCAGTAGGTGTTTGAAAAGCCTAGAATTGGACAACACTGCCATTTCGGGAGAGAATCTAACCTCAACCGTGCTGCATTCACGTCGGGAGACGCTGGTACATCTCTCCGTTCGAGGCTGCAAGAACGTATCTTTGAAATATCACATCGTTCCTTTCCTGACCATGTTCGCGCTGCAACATGACATTGACATGGGGAACAATATCGACAACTCTTCCGGAACGCAACGACTTGCTCTCAAGAGTATTTACGCCTACCGATGTCGTCATCATCGAAGACGCCCTTATCTATCATCTTCACTGATGCGAAAAGACACTGACGCGGAGTCGACCCATGAACTTGTCAACATCTGCCACAAGCTAGGCATCTGGACTGATACCGCTTGGTGTACCACACCTGCCGGTAGATGCGCTCGCAGAGCCGGTTACGTTAAATCAAGGTTCCCGCACGGAGCAGGGTCTCCGGAAGTTTGGGTAGTCTTTGATCGACTCTGGAGATCTAGGAATTGGATCGGCCCAACCGATTCTGAGACCCCTCAGCCACATGTATACGGTGGAAAGCTGTGGGAGAATCGTGACACTGGATTTTATGGTGAGGCATTAGGAACTGGTGAGGGTATTGATTGGGGTGAAGGCAAAATGACACCTGCCCATCTGCGCCGGAGTCATACCCAATTTGTCGACAGGATCCGTTGTGATAACTGCCTCGAAGATATCTCAGAACGGTGTGAACATTGCAGTGTCTTAATGCACTGTGTCGGATGTCGTAAAACGCTATGTGCGAGCTGCGCCCACGAACGGCCGTATCTTCACAGAAACACTCTATCTTCTTCCCAGAAAAACCAGAATGCACCGGACTCCTTCTGGTGGGCACCTGGGGCCACACACTCTCCAGGCTCAATGCAGGATCCTGTGGGTATCCTGGCAGATCCCAATCAAGCCCAGGGTACAGGGATGGACCCGCCGCCTATTCTCAATTTCCATTGGTGCTGCACCAAGCCTGACCTTTCCGGAGGAGGCGGTATCAGCATCGGACCTCGTAATGGTGAGGTGGACCGGGTACGAGCCGTGCCTCTACCTCGTGGCCAAGGTTGGGAGGACCTAGAGTACACTGTTAGTGAATGGAGCAAGACATTCCCCAAGTATGCGTACGGAGATCCGAGCAAGCCAGACTATTCGCTTGAAACGGGTCACCTGGCGATGATGAAGTGGCTGCTAGGTCCTCCCAACCGAGAAGTTTCACCGTGCCCGCGTAACTTGTGCCAAGGATGTTACGATTCACCACAGTGGAAGGTGCACTGCAAGAGCTGCTCCAAGCCTCTCTGCATTGAACATGACCTCCGGGGGCTTCGTTTAAGAATCTGTGGCTACCGAGACCTCGAGACGGAAAAGCAAACTATTCAAAATCGATTCGCTGCAAATCTTTCGGGGTCCCTCATGTCTAGCCAACTTCCCGAGTACGACTCACTATTCAGAAGCCAACAGCCTATTAACTCGACAAACAAAAGCTTCATTGATGATTCACGTCAAGATAGCATGGACGAGGAAAATACACCCGAATCACATGTTGGTGATCAGTCGGCTGCTGTTTCTATCTTCTCCAACCAACCATCCCGCTCATTTTCGGCCCCTATGTCTGAccattcttcctctccctcgtcctcatcctctACCTTCTTTGATTCGCCGACAATCGAATCCCCAAGATGGCAAGGCTGCCAATCCTTCTTCTGTCCCCCTGCTGATCCCATCACCGGAATCAGGGATCCACGCCCCAGATGCCCCAGCTATCTGCGAGAATGCAAAGCCTGCAAGGTGTATGTCTGCGCGGATTGCATATATACCAACCCACCCTGCAAGTGTTCGTATTGTGAGGAAAACTACTTGTGTCCCAATTGCATGACGGACCAACCTCGCGACAGCCTGTGCCGCCGTCGCCAGGAAGAAAAAGCTCAGCGTGACCGCAAATGGAAAAGGGAAATGCAGTTGCTCGAAGCCATCCTGGAGCTCAAAGTGGCCAATGAGCTGGCCGAGTTTGCAGGTGAGTTCTTTGACCTCGTCGAGCGGCGCAACAGTCTGCCTTCGGGGATTACGGTCCCCTTTGATGACGGAATCGCCGAT
- a CDS encoding Diphthamide biosynthesis protein 2 gives MGSEMKSAPVLSTADDRILEETTPVASRDPTASVSDDELSITYDIERTLKDIRQARYKRIALQFPDDMLPDAPRVFQLLSRGLEREEVGTNVTQPSNKTDASNADADLAHSVTELQLEVKTEQTSPRLTILADTSYGTCCVDEVAAEHVDADVVVHYGRSCLSPTARLPVIHVFTHKNLPLEPVVRAFKETYLDPTTDVIIVADVTFADHVPTVYARLVEEGYSNIFATEVVHEPSSSIPNRTVPKSVREAPETLADWQLFHISDPPTALMMTLASRVAAIHIYPTDDLSNENVKPLPASTAAVLRRRYGTLASLTTVPIWGILINTLSVKNYLHIVEYVKERIAEAGKKSYMFVVGKLNAAKVANFSEIGGWVVIGCWESSLVDSKDFWKPVITPFELELALKDDSDRVWTGAWQSDFQAVLDAPAQEVSGNRDDQGTFPSATVSDEDDLSEPESAPPEFDFRTGRYVSHSRPMRNPAPRASQVDGSTTTGPSAARALARRAKGDLAMIGGTVSPGAEYLRSQRTWKGLGSDFDIRYDEEDSEDSTMVKEGRKGIARGYTVGDAADKH, from the coding sequence ATGGGATCTGAAATGAAGTCGGCCCCTGTGCTGTCAACTGCTGATGATCGCATTCTTGAAGAAACCACTCCAGTGGCCTCGCGAGACCCAACGGCTTCAGTGTCAGACGATGAACTCTCCATTACGTACGATATCGAGCGCACATTGAAGGACATTCGGCAAGCACGGTACAAGCGCATCGCTCTCCAGTTCCCAGATGATATGCTTCCCGATGCCCCGCGAGTATTTCAACTGCTCAGCCGGGGCCTGGAACGCGAGGAAGTCGGCACCAATGTCACACAGCCCTCGAACAAGACCGATGCTAGCAACGCCGATGCCGACCTTGCTCATTCAGTAACTGAGCTCCAGCTGGAGGTAAAAACAGAACAAACCTCGCCTCGGTTGACCATCTTGGCCGACACATCATATGGGACGTGCTGCGTTGACGAAGTGGCCGCAGAACACGTGGACGCAGATGTGGTTGTGCATTACGGAAGGTCCTGTCTGTCGCCAACAGCTCGGCTACCCGTGATCCATGTCTTCACACATAAGAATCTCCCTCTTGAGCCAGTGGTACGAGCGTTCAAGGAGACTTATCTTGACCCAACCACCGACGTTATTATTGTAGCCGATGTTACCTTTGCAGACCACGTTCCTACGGTATACGCCCGCCTGGTGGAAGAGGGATATAGCAATATATTTGCAACGGAGGTCGTTCATGAGCCTTCTTCATCGATTCCCAATCGCACAGTCCCCAAGTCAGTTCGAGAGGCGCCCGAAACGCTGGCTGACTGGCAACTGTTTCACATCTCCGATCCGCCAACAGCTCTCATGATGACACTAGCATCTCGCGTTGCCGCGATCCACATTTATCCTACCGATGACCTTTCGAATGAGAATGTCAAGCCATTGCCTGCTTCGACTGCCGCGGTTTTGCGACGCCGCTATGGAACTCTTGCCTCTCTGACCACCGTGCCTATTTGGGGTATCCTTATCAACACTTTGAGTGTCAAGAACTACCTCCATATTGTGGAATATGTCAAGGAACGAATTGCCGAAGCAGGCAAAAAGAGCTACATGTTCGTGGTTGGTAAATTGAATGCTGCCAAGGTAGCCAACTTCAGTGAAATTGGTGGTTGGGTGGTCATTGGCTGCTGGGAAAGTTCTTTGGTGGACAGCAAGGATTTCTGGAAGCCAGTCATCACTCCATTCGAACTGGAGCTGGCTTTGAAAGACGACTCAGACCGGGTGTGGACAGGAGCGTGGCAGAGTGACTTCCAGGCAGTGCTCGACGCACCAGCCCAGGAGGTTAGCGGAAATAGAGATGACCAGGGGACATTCCCTAGCGCAACCGTCTCCGATGAGGACGATCTGTCCGAACCCGAGTCGGCGCCTCCCGAGTTTGACTTTCGCACCGGTCGGTACGTCTCACATTCCCGTCCAATGCGAAATCCCGCGCCGCGCGCTTCCCAGGTCGATGGATCAACCACTACCGGTCCATCTGCTGCTAGGGCATTGGCCCGACGAGCTAAGGGTGATTTGGCTATGATCGGCGGTACCGTTTCACCAGGGGCAGAATACTTGCGATCGCAACGGACATGGAAGGGTCTAGGTAGTGACTTTGATATTCGATATGATGAGGAAGACTCGGAGGATAGTACCATGGTCAAGGAAGGGCGCAAGGGCATTGCGAGGGGCTACACTGTAGGCGATGCAGCCGACAAACACTAG
- a CDS encoding Maleylacetate reductase, putative: protein MDAFEYNPNTGRVIFGSGTLHKLPDEISRLQVKAPLVLSTPQQVSQAEKVKEVLKDQIAGSFRQAVMHTPTSVTDEAVEYAKTQGADSVISIGGGSTIGLGKAISIRTGLPHICIPTTYAGSEMTPILGETANGLKKTRSDPEILPGTVIYDVDLTMTLPAAMSATSGVNAIAHAVEALYARNTNPIINMMALEGIQALASSLPEIIENPSSQSARSKALYGAWLCGTCLGSVGMSIHHKLCHTLGGSFNLPHAETHTAVLPHAISYNAPYIPEAMKQLADVLPDSNGDAIHGLNVLLTKLEVKRGVKDFGMKEEEIDKAADSAISNAYWNPRPIERAPIRELLRRVWAGEPAQANL, encoded by the exons ATGGATGCCTTCGAGTACAATCCCAACACTGGCCGGGTCATTTTTGGCAGCGGCACGCTGCATAAACTCCCAGATGAGATCTCTCGCCTGCAAGTGAAGGCCCCGCTAGTGCTCTCGACACCTCAACAGGTCAGCCAAGCCGAGAAAGTCAAGGAGGTGCTTAAGGATCAGATTGCCGGTAGTTTTAGACAGGCAGTCATGCATACTCCCACGAGTGTCACAGATGAGGCTGTAGAGTATGCAAAGACCCAGGGAGCCGACTCAGTCATTTCTATTGGAGGCGGAAGCACTATTGGTCTCGGCAAGGCGATCAGCATTCGCACTGGACTACCGCATATATGTATTCCGACAACGTATGCTGGTAGTGAAATGACCCCGATTCTCGGTGAGACTGCCAATGGATTAAAGAAAACTCGCTCGGACCCCGAAATCTTGCCCGGCACGGTCATTTACGATGTGGACCTCACAATGACCTTACCGGCGGCCATGAGTGCCACTAGTGGTGTCAATGCCATTGCACATGCTG TCGAAGCTCTCTACGCGCGCAACACTAACCCGATCATCAACATGATGGCACTCGAGGGCATACAGGCACTTGCATCTTCCCTTCCCGAAATTATCGAGAATCCATCTTCTCAATCTGCACGATCCAAGGCCTTGTATGGTGCTTGGCTCTGCGGGACATGTCTAGGTAGCGTGGGCATGTCCATTCACCACAAGCTGTGCCACACACTTGGCGGCAGCTTCAATCTTCCTCATGCCGAAACTCACACCGCTGTACTTCCGCATGCCATTTCTTATAATGCACCTTACATCCCCGAGGCTATGAAGCAGTTGGCCGATGTCCTGCCGGATAGCAACGGTGACGCGATCCACGGTTTAAACGTTCTCTTGACTAAGCTTGAGGTTAAGCGCGGCGTGAAGGATTTCGGCATGAAGGAGGAAGAAATTGATAAAGCGGCTGATAGTGCGATATCCAACGCTTACTGGAATCCTCGGCCGATTGAACGAGCGCCGATCCGCGAATTGCTCCGCAGGGTTTGGGCCGGAGAACCAGCCCAGGCGAACTTGTAG